From a region of the Latilactobacillus sakei genome:
- a CDS encoding endonuclease, with the protein MTDKYIRFYHTKAWQSARKLALVRDHYLCQECLRAGIVTYARIVHHIIPLKDNWSKRCDLKNLETICPEHHNQDHPEKATANKQEAKHLHAQKKRADVFVFHANHELK; encoded by the coding sequence TTGACTGACAAGTATATCCGCTTCTATCACACCAAGGCATGGCAGTCAGCGCGCAAGCTGGCACTAGTCCGTGACCATTACCTATGTCAAGAGTGTCTGCGAGCAGGCATCGTGACCTATGCACGCATTGTCCATCACATCATTCCATTAAAAGATAATTGGTCAAAACGTTGTGATTTAAAAAATTTAGAAACCATTTGTCCTGAACACCATAATCAGGATCACCCAGAAAAAGCAACAGCAAATAAGCAAGAAGCCAAACATCTGCACGCACAGAAAAAGCGGGCAGATGTTTTTGTATTCCATGCGAACCATGAATTGAAGTAG